Proteins from a genomic interval of Pseudodesulfovibrio nedwellii:
- the rimP gene encoding ribosome maturation factor RimP — protein sequence MRQTFEEMLSDIIRPEVENLGYQFWGLSSPASGKKRVVRIYIDGPDGVHIDQCAHVSRQVGLMLEVEDVIPGAFTLEVSSPGLERPFFSPDQMINYIGKEIQVTLFEAHGDRRKFKGTLAGVKDKTITMNVDDEILDFIWISIKKAKLIHKF from the coding sequence ATGCGTCAGACTTTCGAAGAAATGCTGTCGGACATCATCCGGCCAGAGGTGGAGAACCTCGGCTACCAGTTCTGGGGACTGTCTTCTCCTGCGTCCGGCAAAAAACGTGTTGTTCGCATATACATCGACGGCCCTGATGGCGTACATATCGACCAATGTGCTCATGTCAGCCGTCAGGTTGGTTTGATGCTCGAAGTCGAAGACGTCATTCCCGGAGCTTTCACACTGGAAGTGTCCTCGCCTGGACTGGAACGCCCATTTTTCTCGCCGGACCAAATGATCAATTATATCGGCAAAGAAATCCAAGTCACCCTGTTTGAAGCTCACGGTGACAGGCGCAAGTTCAAAGGCACACTAGCTGGAGTGAAAGACAAAACTATCACCATGAATGTCGATGACGAGATCTTGGATTTCATATGGATTTCCATCAAGAAAGCCAAACTGATACACAAATTTTAG
- a CDS encoding flagellar hook-basal body protein, producing the protein MRNSTYSALFGALSNEMRMSSIANNLANVNTSAFKKDTMAFHDTFTRFAHDYLIDGKNHLRGKDMFPKANVMAKPRLSAQQTDFSQGSLQKTGNQLDFALSGEGFFKVQSGNGDVLYTRSGNFLPDSTGILRTQDGNTVMVDGGPLTLPPGAQVIVDSAGNISVNGNPAGAFDLASFEDLTQVERLGANYYTVADGVGEIPPEEMSVQQGFLEKGNVDVVTEMVAMIETQRAFTMYSKMIQTTNEADTKLITQVGRPTI; encoded by the coding sequence ATGCGAAATAGTACATACAGTGCATTATTCGGCGCTTTATCCAATGAAATGAGGATGTCATCCATCGCCAATAATTTGGCGAACGTGAATACGTCGGCTTTCAAAAAAGACACGATGGCCTTCCATGACACCTTTACTCGCTTTGCGCATGACTACCTTATAGATGGTAAAAATCATCTTCGAGGCAAGGATATGTTTCCCAAAGCCAACGTTATGGCTAAACCGCGTCTTTCTGCGCAGCAGACCGATTTCTCTCAGGGGAGCCTTCAAAAGACCGGTAACCAACTTGATTTTGCTTTGTCCGGTGAGGGGTTTTTCAAGGTGCAAAGTGGAAACGGTGATGTCCTGTATACCCGTTCCGGTAATTTCCTGCCCGACTCTACAGGAATTCTTCGCACACAGGATGGCAACACTGTTATGGTGGACGGTGGGCCTTTGACGCTCCCTCCGGGAGCGCAAGTAATCGTTGATTCAGCTGGTAATATTTCCGTTAACGGGAATCCCGCGGGGGCCTTCGATCTCGCGTCTTTTGAGGATTTGACGCAAGTCGAACGTCTTGGGGCGAATTATTACACCGTTGCGGACGGTGTCGGGGAAATTCCTCCCGAAGAGATGTCCGTTCAGCAGGGATTTCTTGAGAAGGGCAATGTGGATGTCGTCACCGAGATGGTAGCCATGATCGAAACACAACGCGCCTTTACCATGTATTCAAAGATGATTCAGACTACCAACGAGGCTGACACGAAATTGATCACTCAGGTTGGACGTCCAACCATATAA